In Pristiophorus japonicus isolate sPriJap1 chromosome X, sPriJap1.hap1, whole genome shotgun sequence, the genomic stretch TTTATTTAAATCCACATCTTCAACTGCAAAACTGAGAGAAGGCCGGTCAGAACCTAATGTgctgaagtgttttatttttctttGAACAGGTGCAGGAGAACTCCCCGGGATACTGGGCTGGTCTGGAACCGTTCTTTGATTTTATCATTTCAGCGGGCGACACAAGGCTGGTGAGTTTACATTCTTGGTTCTTTCATGTCCGCCATCTGTCTGGTGATTTACATTTGAAGCCTTTCTGTATCAGGCGGGGATGCTTACTGGCATCAAAATGGTCACATGGCTGTAGAAAAGAGAAACCTAATATCAAAAGTTTTATATACGCACTCTTCCTGTCAATGAATCATTGCCTTCCGCTGCACCTTTTTTTGTTTTGCTGTGTGCTTTTCTGTTGGGATTAAATTTACCCATTCATTTAATTGGCCTCTCTGTTTACCAAGCTAGGTAGCACTGTTGCTTGTAGATTGCTGTGACCTTCCTGATGTGTCATGATAAGTAGTACTGTTCTACTACAGGTACAACGCCTGAAATCCGGAAACGTTGTACATGTATCTCCACATCGCCAACTACCTTGGAGATGCATAAATCAAGCCACACGCCCGATTCTGGTTGCCGTCTCTTACGGCTGCTGCTTCTGTGACTGGATCTCTGCCTACCTTGGCCTACTTAACCTCTTGACCCGATCTCTGCAACTGCTGACTCCTGCTTCATGCCACAGTCCCAGTGCTAAAAGCTGCATTCCTGGCTGTGGCTGATTTTAAAGATGTGAAGAGTGTTTGGCTCAGTCCTACAAGAGCCACTAGTATTGTATTTAGAATCAGTCCTCTTGGCCAGTTTGGGGTGGCATGGTGAGGATTAATTAAGGGCATCACTCTTGTACAGGTGGGCTGGAAGGGTTAGCTTGCTTGCAGCCAGAAACATTGGTGGCTGCCTATGTACTTCCAGTAGTTTGTggcaggggaaggagagagaaatacCTTTTTTGAGGTAGTACTACTGACTGCCAGAAACACCATTGGTACCTCACTTACAGCACAATAATACAAATGGGCTATTCATTCCTGTGGCTTTTCCGTTTCATTATGCCAGAACTGCAACGTAATCAAATTGGTCTTCTATGTGTTCACTGCCGTTTTGAGTAGCTTAACTGTCAAAATCTCTCTGCCCAATTTGTGAGGCATTGGATACAAAACTTGGCATTATGGGGTTCTAATTTCCCACGGCACATTCCCTCTGGGAATTTGTTACACAATGCTGCAATAGAGCGAGGAGGAGAATCGTCAGTGTTCTTCCTGTCGTGTTTGGCATGCATGGTTGCATTGCTATAGAAAACCGCATTTAACGCTGATGAAAGAGCCCTGAGACGACAATGAAGTGTGGAGCTTGGCTTACAGCTGGATTCTGCAGCATTAATGCTTTCCGTGTTGTTTCTTGTGTGTGGGAGGCATGTCTTGCCCGTGAATTAGATCTTTCTCATGGGTGGAAAAATGCCATGCAGCACTATTGCAGTCATCTTTTACGCACATCATTGTGTTGACTCTCAGCTCGTTGAACAGCGTTTTAGTttcccccttcccccatctctcctGATGGATGTTGGGATAAAGTTCCATGGGTACCAgtatctagaatcatagaaatttacagcacggaaggaggccatttcggcccatcgtatccgtgccgaccgaccaagagccatccaacctaatcccactttccagctctaggtccgtagccctgcaggttacggcacttcacgtgcacatccaagtgcttttaaatgaggtgagggtttctgcctctaccaccctctgggtaaagaaatttccccttgtatctcctctatttacccccccccccccccaattactttaaatcgatgtcccctggttattgacccctctgccaagggaaactggtccttcctatccactctacccaagcccctcataattttatacacctcaatcagatctctgaTGTTTTGGTCAAGAGGTCACTCTCCGTGCATGCTGGCAACCTGTGCATTACAATGGggcgaactccctgctcttctgtaAATAATGCCATGTGATAGTTAACATCCACCAGAGCAGGAAGACATCCTGAGTTTAATgtcttcgaaacatagaaaataggtgcaggagtaggccattcggcccttcgagcctgcaccgccattcaacaagatcatggctgatctcccccaacgccccctccacaccccccgaccccccccagccgcaaggaccacatccaactccctctcgaacacatccaatgaactggcatcaacaactctccgcggttgggagccccacaggccaacaactccccgagtgaagaagtctctcccgatcctagccccaaacagcccatcccTTATTTGAAGTGTCCTCTGACACGGCAGCATTAGATTCTGCTCACCTCTTTGGGGTGgggcttgaccccacaaccttctaactaaaaacataagaaataggagaaggccattcaataagatcacggctgatcttcgacctcaactccacttcgacctcaactccactttcccgccctatccccatatcccttgatcacctcagtgtccaaaaatctattgatctcggccttgaatatactcaacgactgagcatccacagccccctggggtagagaattccaaagattcaccaccctctgagtgaagttaGTCACTTTTTTCTAatcatttttttttccttcctacTTTTAGGATAAAGATGACAACGCACTGAGGGAGCTGTTAGTAGGCAATGTGGAAAAGTCTCTTAAAATGGCCATTTACAACACCAAGACACAGGCTGTCCGGGAAGTCAGCGCAACACCCAGTAACCTGTGGGGTGGACAGGGGCTGCTTGGAGTCAGCATTCGATTCTGCAGTTTTGAAGGAGCAAATGAAAATGTTTGGCACATTTTGGTATGTAAAGTGCTCCCTGAGCATGTTTGATGGACTGCCAAAGTTAAGTAACCCAGTCACTGAGTGTAAGCTGGCCACAGTGGTGTCATTCTACCTAGAAAGCACTGCAGGAAGGAATTCTAGGTGGTTTCCCACTGGTGAGGAGCAATAAAACCCACATCAGAGTGTGGTTCAAACGCATAGCAGAGGAGTTTACAAAATACATTGCGAGTGTCGGGCTGCCTCCAATCCCCAGAGCTGTGCATCTTAAAAGCGCTTGGAGTAAACAGGAGGGATAttgtgaccatagaaacatagaaatttacagcgcagaaccgcgccggccgacaaagagccacacggccctcggtcagcagccctgaaggctacatataaacttatgaacaatggcggaaagataaagagcacccagcccaaccagtctgcctcacacaactgcgacactccttgcaccgaaacattctacactccaccccaaccggagccatgtgatctcctattcGATGCAGAATTGTGTGGTGGGGGATAATTATTTGGCGGGCGGGAGAGTGACGGAAAAGTTGGTAAGAGCAGAACCAGCCGAAGCAAGAAAAATCCAAGTAAGAGGAAGAAAAAGGCGGTCTGGAATGTGTGCCCCTGACAGGCACCTGCAGGTCCCCGCACTGACTTCCTGTAATGAAGTGTCCCTTAGCCGGAGGGGACTGGTCTTTCTGTACGTTCACTCGGCACCATTGATagagaaaaataaaaaaatatctTGGTGCTGCTTCCTGTAATTAGGAATTCTGAAGAGCGAGTATAAACAGATTTAAATCAAAACAGTTAATCGgttaatgctggaaacattcagcaggtcaggcagcatctctctctctttctctctctctatctctccccattATTTAGTTGTAAAATGTGCCTATATATAGTACGTTTATATAATTCCATTTTTTTATCCATGTCTCTTGAAGATGGTGATATTTGTCTGAATAATAAGTGACTGGATTTCTGCTTGGAGTTGATGTTAGTCCCCCGTCCATGTCTGTGATTAACTGGTTGGGAAAGTTCCTCGGGTTTTACAACTGGGTAATCCCACTTTGAGGAATTGTGGCCTGTAGTGTAGTCTCCCTATAAAACTGGCTAGTCATGGAGACTGAATCACTTTCCTCTTCAAAAATcttctgggatgggggggattgtcctaatgaggagagattgagcagactaggcctatattcccaagagtttagaataatgagaggtgatctcattgaaacataaaattcatacagggcttgacagggtagatgcaaggaggatatttcccctggctggggagtctcgaaccaggggtcagtctcagaataaggggttggccatttaggactgatgagaaatttcttcactccgagggtggtgaatctttggaattctctaccccagagggctctggaggctcagtctttgagtatattcaagataaagatcgatagatttttggatattaagggaataaagtgtttggggagcgggtagggaagtggagccaaatccatgatcggatcagccatgatcttattaaatggcggagtaggcttgagaggccgaatggcctacccctgctatttcttatgttcttcctgcaATGACCTAGTGCATAAAGGAATGACCGAGTTATGCAGACCGAAAGGTCGCAAGTTTGATCCCTGGTCTCTGCTGAACCCAGGCAGGCCAGAGGTATGGGTGCTACAATTGGATGCTGGACTGGGGTGGGGCAATATCCGCTCGGAACCCAGTTTCTGCTGGGAAGTTTGCGTGTGTGAAACCTCTGAGGATACGATTGTGCTGAGCTGTGGTGCCCTAGCCGGCTGATGCTGGCCATATTTGCACACGAGGAATGGCGATCTGGGTGAGGTACTGAGAAGGAACAGTCGGCAATCTCTGCAAATAAATGACCATGAATTCTCTCGTGATATTTTCATCGTTTGGGTGAGGTGTTTGTAAGAGTTACTCactttgtctgtctgtgtgtgtgtgtgtgtgtgtgtgtgtgtgtgtttaactcTATTGTGGCCTTTCCTACAGGAAGTGGAGCCCAATTCCCCTGCTGCACTGGCTGGTCTGAGGCCATATACAGACTACATAATCGGAGCTGAAGCCATCCTCCGTGAGGTAACTGTAAATTGTTTCCCTGTTTCCCTTTCCTCCTTTGGGAGGGTGATCAGATTTGTACATGTGAACCAGCAATCCACCAACTGGTTGCGATCCAGTATCTACAGCCTGTGCAGTGCGCCGTGTCATCATCATCATGCTTccactctatggccccaagtttcgacatgatttgctcctgatttttaggagcaactggtgtagaacagagtatcttagaaatcggaattctcgccatttagtttgctccagttctagtcagttagaacagtttcactttggaacagaattttttttccaaaagggggcgtgtccggccacttacgcctgttttcaaagttttgtcagtgaaaacttactccaaactaacttagaatggagtaagtgaagatttttgtatgctcgaaaaaaccttgtctacactttagaaaatcaggcgtaggttacaaatcgggttacaaatcaggcgtagggaatggggggggtttaaagggaagtttacaaacattaaacacttcagttttacaaataaagagccatcatcaataataaatgataaaaacatcaataaatcaaccaataaatcaatcaaaaaaaattaataagaaataattttttaaaaaaatcaataaataaaacattttctacttaccgactgcagcactgggagccctccaacagcgtgctgggatgcccctcttcccccccccccctccagtgtgtctctgtcagtgtctctatctctctctgtctgtctgtgtctctcattctctgtctgtcagtgtctgtgtttctgacggcgaggggagggggagggggggggggaaggaaaggaagagAGGTGGGgatgagggaaaggagatgggggagggaggctgaatgggccggaccctgccgggcccgagacttcgggcagggcccgtccccagcaccagatttacaggtaggtggtgttgggtcgggtccgggggtgggggggggtggtgggaggtgggagggaggtcggatcggttcgggtcagggggagggagctccagtcgggggaagcgggagttgggtcggtgtcgggtctggtccagaggccgggggggggggcggagggagggggtgcggggggggaggggggggggcgcgggaagtgggtgtcgagtcgggtcgggaggaagcaggagctggccgtgggagaagccttattcacgcagccccagtgaggccattgggccagggctaggggctgcgtgcttcggcccctcccacacagttttgggcgcctggagctactgcacatgcgtgcccactgtagcgagcatgtgcagaggtcccggcactgttttcagcacacggacctggctccgccccctacagctcctgctgcactgcgccgagctgcaaacgacctgcagggagccggagaatctggaagttgtttttaggcgcactttgtggcgcgaaaaacggacgtccaggtcgggactgcgccgttctaggcgcggctcgaaacttgggcccaataaaagtgagttctcgggtggatGTACAGTCcactgtgggacctacagtctctgtcacaggtggggcagacactggttgaaggaaaggggggtggttggggagcctgggttgatgcgcaCTCCTTTGTGTACGCAGGCACTGAAATGCAAAAATGGGTTTCTTGCTGAGCCATGGTTGTTTCAGCAAGCATTACCTATGGCAAGTCTCCGATTTGCGAGTTAGTTGCTCAGTGCACCTTATTCAAGTCTCTCTGCCAGGGTCAAGTTGTGAAATATTTCTCCTCATTACTATGGCCTCTGCCTTTTGGGCCACTAAATAACTGGAATTAACCAATGCACCCTGATTGCTTTATTGGTATATACGCTGGTTGGTGTGGCGCTGTGTTATTGGAGGCAATCCTGCAGTATAGAAGGGCTGTTGGCTTTTGCTTTTGAGGCGTACGTACTGCACTGGTATGTATTGGGCTTTTGTACCCATATATTTAAATGCACTTAGCCCTAGAACTGTGTGTTGCCCATGTCCTTATTTTACACATCTGGTATGTAATATCGCAGGGGCGGGGGAGTGCGAATCAGGTCGGTCCGTATTTCTTTGTTTTGGCACCTCTTTCCGTATCCGTTTCGTTCACCACACTCGTTATTTGTGTTTGATTTGTCTTGCCAGATTAAATGGAATAATGACCAAGCATCGTGACCCCATCTCTCGCACTGACTTGGGGACGCTGTGCTTTGTTTGCTCCTGATTTACCCAAGCTGCTTATACCATGCATGGTTTGGCAATGGCCCATGTCAAACCATTACTGACCCTAGTGGTTGAAGTCTGTTTTTTAAACAGTGCACTCCATGGAGCAATTTTCCCTGCCCTTTTGTTTGGGCCTTGCGCGGTTTTTACATTGATGAGCCGCTGCGCGGGTTTCCTGGAGTGCCACCCGGCCGCGCAGCTTAACATTGATGTGGAGCAATTAGTGGGCATGTCTTACTCCGCGGCGGGGGGGGAAGAAACGAGAAGAAAAGATGGCCATTTATTCTAACGTTGTTGATGAACAGATTGGGGGGGGCGGTGCGGTGGTGTTGAATTGGACCACTAACTTTCCctcttttcttttcttctttttgtTCCAGTCTGAAGACTTGTTCTCTTTGATCGAATCCCACAACGGAAAACCGCTAAAGATCTATGTGTACAACACTGACACCGACAATTGTAGGGAGGTGATTATCACGCCTAACAGTGCATGGGGTGGAGAGGGCAGGTACGACAGGGTCAGATTTACCTTTTTAAACCACCAGTATAATTTGTCAGTGCAGTTGTCTCCAGATGAATCGTAGCTGATCCAACAGAGAATGTCAGTGCACCAAACAACTTCTTGTATTTAGTCAAAACATTAAACCAGGTTTGATTTTCCCGAGATCTGTCAGTGTTAATTACTGGAGGTATCAGTCGGGTATGTAATTATGACTAAAATGATGGGCAGCACTATTCTTGTTGAAAGTTTTGTTCACAAGCATCCTTTTTGTTTTTGCCAGCCAACTTTTTCTTAAACTCGTCCCTTCAGGCTACCTTAAACAGTAACTTCACATAATGCTCAGAAGCCACATTATGTGATGATACATGTTCAGTCGTTTGATATTTAATGATGCACAGCCTGTACCATTCCATTCCAGTACAACCCGAGGGCACCACTGTGCAGTCAAAGATCTCTCGACTAAAGTTGAGCCGTAATTAGTATACATGCGCTAACTGCTTCGTTAGAATAGCAGACAAGAAACGTCAAACTCTACAAACCTACCAAATGGCAGACCAATAAATACCAGCTGCTCCATCGACTCTGTCCCATATCATCATCTGGGTAATTTTGACCCTCTCAGACAATCAAAACTAGTTCCAGGAGACTTGTGGCCATGAGACATACTGCCCAATGTTCCACTTatccattgcccgcctctgcctctgcctcagctcttctgctcctgaagcccccatccatgtctttgttacctctagacttgactactccaacgcattcctggctgacctctcacattctaccctacgtaaacatgaggtcatccaaaactcggtagcccatgtcctaactcgcaccaagtcccgctcacccatcatctctctgctcgctgatctacattggttcccgatttcaaaattctcacccttgtttaccaatccctccatggccttgcccctctctatctctgtaatctctttcagcctcacaatcccatgagatatctgcacttctcaaattctgccctcttgagcatccctgattataatcgctcaaccatcggtggctgtgccttcagctgcttgggccttaagctctggaactccctccctaaacccctccgcctctctttcttcctttttaagaagctccttaaaacctacctcttcaaccaagcttttggtcaagtgCCATAGTTtcttgtcaaatttatctgttttgtcttgtaacactgctgtgaagcgccttgagacattttactgcgttaaaggtgctatataaataaaagttgttgttgtaagctgCAATATTGATCATAGGTActtgtccagctcccttttgaacgtTTGCAGCAAATCCATACTCTGCATGAGACAGTAACTTGTTCCAGTCATTGATGACCCTTGGCAAAATGGAGAAACTTCCTGATATTTAACCTAGTTTTATGCTCGTGTAACTTGCCTGCAGGACCCCTGGCCCTCCCTAACCTAtctaatcctttcattattttaaagacctcaaccAAATCTTGCAGTCTCTGCTTTTACAAAGTTAAAAGACCCAGCTCCCTCAACCTATTGTGCTAATAATGGGCCTTTAAGCTAGGTATCAGTCTGGCGACACTCTCAGCCTTTTCCAATGCCtcagtgtccgctgtggctcagtgggttgcactcttgcatctgagtcagtaggttgtgggttcaagtcccactccaggaacttgagcacatccaatctaggttgacacttcagtgcagttctgagggggagctgcactgttggaggtgccgtcttttggatgagccgttaaaccgaggccctgtctgctctcatggcactattttgaagagcagtgagagttatccccggtgtcctggggccaatatttatacctcaatcaacatcacaaacagattatctggtcattatcacattgctctttgtgggagcttgctgtgcgcaaattggctgccgggtttcccacattacaacagtgactacattccaaaaatacttcattggctgtaaagtgctttgaaacatctggcggtcgtgaaaggcactatataaatgcaagtcttttttctttctccaTCACCTAAAATGTAActggaccaaaactgcacatggtATCCTAGATGAGGCCTGACCAAGGTTTTATACAGGGACAATATAGTGCTTGTTTTTATTGGATTTTCCTAGTAATGCATCCTAATACTCCATTTATTTTTGCTATAGCCTTGTGGCACTGATTGCAAACCTATGTCCTTTAACTCCTTTCCTGCATGGTATATACATGCTTGGCAATAGCACTGGGATGAGTGGTTTAGAGAAAATACTGAGCGTGACTGTATGAGGAAACTACCTGTAATGAGATGGTCATGAACTGGGGGTTAATTCTGCTCCTGCACAGTTTCGGGCTCCAATGCTCTTGAGTATCTGTCTTTCCTCCGGATGTCATCAGCACTCTGTTTGCAACTAAAAATACACTGAACAAAACAAAGATAATGCTGTAGCACTCTTTCTAACTTTTGGGTTTGTGAGACCCTATGCTGAAATATAATCTGGTCAGGGGTTCTCTACAATTCAACCTGACTAGGCATTGGTTTGGTACACTGTAATTCTTTGTTTGGATCATCCCTGTCCTGGCCTATGGCCCCCTGTCCTGGAATGTGGCCAGCATAACAGCTGTTTGTTTTGGGGTGTCTTAGGCTGTTTTTGTATTCGGTTTATAGTACGAATGTTTTTACTGGACGTTCTGGGTTGCTGGCCTTGGTGAATCTTGCATGTTTAGTTTGGGATTGCCCCAGGCTGTGCGAGACCCTCATGTTGGTAGCCCGCGGCCTGAACACACCGCTAAACCCAGTTTAAGAGCAGCTTACAGTGATATATTTCTTAAAATTCATTCACCGGATgttggcgttgctggcaaggccagcaatttattgcccttgagaaggtggtggcgagccaccatttcagagggcagttaagaatcagccacattgtgggtctggagtcacatataggccagaccgggtaaggacggcaaatttccttccctaaaggacattagggaaCTAGATGGGGTTTTTACGACAGTCCcacagttccatggtcaccattgctaatactagctttttattccagatttatttaattaactgaatttaagttccccagctgccgtggtgggatttgaacttgtctccggctcattagtccaggactctggattactcgtccaataacataaccactatgctgccgtacccCATGTATATGGTCAATACAAATCTGTTCCTACATCTGCAGCATTGTGAAGCATATGCTGGTGATGTGATTGCCCTGTGGAGCCTTTCACCTCTGGAACTGGGCAGTCTACATTGATGAGTTGGAAGTGTTTTTCCAAATGAATTGTTTGGCCAGTTTCAGTCTCGTTTCCAGCAGGTCCAGAGTCCATGGTTTGGTCCCAACCACAAGCTTGGATCTAAAAAGCTGTGTTCTGAATCATTTGGGACTGCTCAATACTGGGTACATTGGCCAAAGCATGGAAGCGTTCCAATTTGCcttagtaactgaagtccctcagcttGACGAGCCAAAGCAAgattgttttttcccccaaagctaGATCGGAAGATTTCAGGTGATCTTGAGTGTGTGCAAACTGATGCAGCATGCAGTTTAAATACTTTGCATATTCCTTTTTTCTTCCAGCCTGGGCTGTGGGATTGGCTATGGATACCTGCACCGGATACCAATCCATAAGCATCTAACCGAGAGAAAGATAACTCCAGTTCTCCGAACTAGCCTGCCTTCGAGTCCTATGGTAAGCACCATGAAAGATTGAATCCGAGACGTTTAATCTCTCTGCCTTCAAGCAAGTAGAAAATGGGGTGGTAATTTTATGGGTATTTTTTGTGTGTGGTAATTTTTCACCTTGGCATTTTATCACTATTCTTCAGGTGGGTCTTTCTGTAATCTGGCATTGTGTTCCGAATCATGTTCGGCTTTGACACGAGTCTTAAACCAAGGTGTTGCCTGCCTTTTCTGTTGGTTCAGGTGGATGTTTTAAGATTCAATGAcatcatttgaagaagagcagggagttctcctcaaccatgacCACTAAAGCAGTTTAATTAGTCACTCGTCCAGTTGCTGTCTGGgattttgctgtgcgcaaaatggctgctgcgttcGCCAACATAACTGTCAGTGCACTTCAACGTAACTCATTGTATGTGAAACGTTTGGTACATTTGAAGTGCTTGGGAGGGTCAGAATGGGTTGGGGATTGAATCGAAACAGTGGGAGGTgtttaatgtagggaaatgcaaagTCATGTGACTCTGGAAGGGGTTAAAAACAGTGAGTAGAAAATGAGAACAGTTTATAGGAAATGACACGAGATGGTTCGGAGTTTAAGTGAAAAATGTTCTTAAACTGTCACGCAATAGTGCTATGAAGCACTGGTTCATTGAGTATTATGTACAATTATGAGGACTATCCTGGCTTGGTGGATGTATAAAGGTAAAATGAGATTGGGTATGTGAGCAATGAGGAAAGGCTAAGGGTATTCAGGTAATTCCcatttgtgggggagggggggcgcggcggggaggaggtggagagggaggatgGCTACTTACCATTCACAGCCTTGGTGTTTTATTTGACCCCGGGATGAGCTTCCGAccgcatatccactccatcaccaagactgcctacttccacctccgtaccaTAGCTCTTTTCTGCTTctgccccagcctcagctcatctgctaatgAAACTCTCCTCCATGCCTTTTTGTTTCCTCTacacttgaccattccaatgctctcctggccagcctcccatcttccaccctacataaacttgcgctcatccaaacctctactgcccatgtcctaactcgcaccaagtcctgttcacccattggctcctggtctggcaacgcttcaattttaaaattcccattcttgttttcaaatccatgcatggcttcacccctctctctctctctctctctctctctttctgtaacctc encodes the following:
- the LOC139240923 gene encoding Golgi reassembly-stacking protein 2-like isoform X2, with the protein product MGGSQSAALPGGRTEGFHVLRVQENSPGYWAGLEPFFDFIISAGDTRLDKDDNALRELLVGNVEKSLKMAIYNTKTQAVREVSATPSNLWGGQGLLGVSIRFCSFEGANENVWHILEVEPNSPAALAGLRPYTDYIIGAEAILRESEDLFSLIESHNGKPLKIYVYNTDTDNCREVIITPNSAWGGEGSLGCGIGYGYLHRIPIHKHLTERKITPVLRTSLPSSPMVPLSAPSAPALSNMPSGLPKELSDLRLGTTSPSVTGTFTPGSVGVPLFPSPLNEPFTVSLANAAITSTVPGLITAPPAFTNLPNFPNLNVVFPNLAVGALPGLGGNPIATSTVPDTQPIKLKIPE
- the LOC139240923 gene encoding Golgi reassembly-stacking protein 2-like isoform X1 is translated as MGGSQSAALPGGRTEGFHVLRVQENSPGYWAGLEPFFDFIISAGDTRLDKDDNALRELLVGNVEKSLKMAIYNTKTQAVREVSATPSNLWGGQGLLGVSIRFCSFEGANENVWHILEVEPNSPAALAGLRPYTDYIIGAEAILRESEDLFSLIESHNGKPLKIYVYNTDTDNCREVIITPNSAWGGEGSLGCGIGYGYLHRIPIHKHLTERKITPVLRTSLPSSPMVPLSAPSAPALSNMPSGLPKELSDLRLGTTSPSVTGTFTPGSVGVPLFPSPLNEPFTVSLANAAITSTVPGLITAPPAFTNLPNFPNLNVVFPNLAVGALPGLGGNPIATSTGSPLLTTSPVSHLAFSNLPPADPAMTPVLPAFSSVPPFCPSPSTTSESITAPFHSQWSKVSDTAPAVAQE